From a region of the bacterium genome:
- a CDS encoding pilus assembly protein, translated as MELRDRALRDESGQSLVEFAIVLPILLVLTFGTIQLGIFLQRQITLTGASFLAARAATVGGRDGTSFESPAKEVLRAYGEESEQPWIVAITDGSDGKLSVKAEENERLLKLSAFKDNREWNDGVAAFSRLLGSANPPKVGQMGGTIAINREYVRGKGARSAAQETTNQIVEYQADLGPINGISNLTTPITRTLQDKLAPFGLGDKVAGLVGVFTFSPLQSVGPNPGGAIYTPGRSKAAVYASSDNETLKTDFTMQSAHLKESLRLAPDALRGLQEASSLLDPTTKASLELVLFGVRQLADAADKTLVGLDAVDSQVFGVTGGRK; from the coding sequence ATGGAGCTTCGGGATCGCGCGCTCAGGGACGAATCCGGCCAGAGCCTGGTCGAGTTCGCCATCGTGCTGCCGATCCTGCTCGTGCTCACCTTCGGTACCATCCAGCTCGGTATCTTCTTGCAGCGCCAGATCACCCTGACGGGGGCGAGCTTCCTGGCGGCCCGCGCGGCCACGGTCGGCGGCCGTGACGGCACCTCTTTCGAGTCTCCTGCCAAGGAGGTACTGCGCGCCTATGGCGAGGAGTCTGAGCAGCCCTGGATCGTGGCGATCACCGATGGCAGTGACGGCAAGCTCTCGGTCAAGGCTGAGGAGAACGAGCGCCTGCTCAAGCTGAGCGCCTTCAAGGACAATCGAGAGTGGAACGACGGAGTCGCCGCCTTCTCACGCTTGCTCGGTAGCGCCAATCCGCCCAAGGTCGGCCAGATGGGCGGGACGATCGCCATCAACCGCGAGTACGTGAGGGGCAAGGGGGCTCGATCCGCGGCCCAGGAGACCACCAATCAGATCGTCGAGTACCAGGCGGACTTGGGGCCGATCAACGGCATCAGCAACCTGACCACCCCGATCACCAGGACCCTTCAGGACAAGCTTGCGCCATTCGGCCTCGGGGACAAGGTGGCGGGCCTGGTGGGGGTCTTCACCTTTAGCCCCCTCCAGTCGGTGGGGCCCAATCCGGGCGGAGCGATCTACACGCCGGGTCGCTCGAAGGCCGCGGTCTACGCCTCGTCGGACAACGAGACCCTCAAGACGGATTTCACCATGCAGTCCGCCCACCTGAAGGAGAGCCTGCGACTCGCTCCCGATGCGCTGAGAGGGCTTCAGGAGGCGTCGTCCCTCCTCGACCCGACGACGAAGGCCAGCCTGGAGCTTGTCCTGTTTGGCGTCAGACAGCTCGCCGACGCTGCGGACAAGACCCTCGTGGGCCTGGATGCCGTCGACTCCCAGGTCTTCGGCGTGACCGGAGGCCGGAAGTGA
- a CDS encoding sorbosone dehydrogenase family protein → MRKRILLNLALGIGALASGADAAPLPHPLTVPRGFAIAPFVEGLPGLRFMALSPAGDLTVSRPNKGEILVLPDRNRDGRADRVVVFASGLDRPHGLAWRDGALYVAETGAILKLEDTDGDGKVDRKQVLSRDLPAGGMHWTRTLGFGPDGGLYVSAGSDCNACIEKDERRATIMRFAPDGSGRRIFAKGLRNAVGFVWHPETKALWATDNGRDWMGNDQPPDELNLVKEGAHYGWPYCWGDRHPDPDLGDPALCAKTEPPALAFQAHSAALGLAFYTGAQFPADYRGDAFVAFHGSWNRQPPTGYKVVRVRFKGGKPVSYEDFATGWLRGGEAWGRPVDVLQAPDGSLMVSDDAGGRIYRVTYPRSTR, encoded by the coding sequence ATGCGCAAACGCATCCTGCTGAACCTGGCTCTCGGCATCGGCGCACTCGCCTCGGGGGCCGATGCCGCCCCCCTGCCTCACCCGCTCACGGTGCCTCGGGGGTTTGCGATCGCGCCCTTCGTCGAGGGCCTGCCCGGCCTGCGCTTCATGGCCCTCTCGCCGGCAGGGGATTTGACCGTGAGCCGCCCGAACAAGGGTGAGATCCTCGTCCTCCCCGATCGCAACCGAGACGGCCGCGCCGATCGCGTCGTGGTCTTCGCCTCGGGGCTCGATCGACCCCACGGTCTCGCCTGGCGCGACGGGGCGCTCTACGTCGCCGAGACGGGCGCGATCCTCAAGCTCGAGGACACCGACGGGGATGGCAAGGTGGATCGCAAGCAGGTGCTCAGCCGCGATCTGCCCGCCGGGGGCATGCACTGGACCCGGACCCTCGGCTTCGGCCCGGACGGGGGCCTCTACGTGTCGGCGGGCTCCGACTGCAACGCCTGTATCGAGAAGGACGAGCGCCGCGCGACGATCATGCGCTTCGCGCCGGATGGCAGCGGGCGCCGGATCTTCGCCAAGGGCCTGCGCAATGCGGTCGGCTTCGTCTGGCACCCCGAGACCAAGGCCCTCTGGGCCACCGACAACGGCCGCGACTGGATGGGCAACGACCAACCGCCTGATGAATTGAACCTCGTCAAGGAAGGGGCGCACTACGGCTGGCCCTATTGCTGGGGCGATCGCCACCCGGACCCCGATCTGGGGGATCCCGCGCTCTGCGCCAAGACCGAGCCGCCCGCGCTCGCCTTCCAGGCCCACTCGGCCGCGTTGGGCCTCGCCTTCTACACGGGCGCTCAGTTTCCCGCCGACTACCGGGGGGATGCCTTCGTCGCCTTCCACGGCTCCTGGAATCGCCAACCCCCGACCGGTTACAAGGTGGTGCGGGTCCGCTTCAAAGGCGGCAAGCCCGTCTCCTACGAGGACTTCGCCACTGGCTGGCTGCGAGGTGGCGAGGCCTGGGGGCGGCCCGTGGACGTGCTGCAAGCCCCCGATGGCTCGCTCATGGTGAGCGATGACGCGGGCGGGCGCATCTATCGCGTGACCTACCCTCGCTCGACACGCTGA
- a CDS encoding Flp family type IVb pilin, whose product MRGIAARLLRDEHGQGMIEYALVAGALAVGMIVSIKLLGGAFGLAYGHHAKGLMRAR is encoded by the coding sequence ATGCGGGGAATTGCCGCGCGTCTACTGCGTGACGAGCACGGGCAGGGCATGATCGAGTACGCGCTCGTGGCGGGGGCGCTCGCGGTCGGGATGATCGTCTCGATCAAGCTCTTGGGCGGCGCGTTCGGCCTCGCCTACGGCCATCATGCAAAGGGCTTGATGCGGGCCCGCTAA
- a CDS encoding SRPBCC family protein, translating into MTSKLLATSLTATIAGTLLVASPVRADDDDAFGALSEKEQARIDRGEIVVQVEKTTNALKHFRAVGQIKAPASKVYAAFTDYARYPEIFKLKETQILSRKGNVLNVRAVLGLPWPIGDRWVTNATTLSPETLSFSYRRVEGTVLEYEGTIEVVPKGPKLSQVYYAAKGDPGIPLLPTWLLNRFQESLLPDSIQRVRDFLGTN; encoded by the coding sequence ATGACCAGCAAGCTCCTTGCCACCTCTCTGACGGCCACGATCGCCGGTACCCTGCTGGTGGCCTCCCCCGTCCGCGCCGACGATGATGATGCCTTCGGCGCCCTCAGCGAGAAGGAGCAAGCGCGGATCGATCGCGGCGAGATCGTCGTCCAGGTCGAGAAGACAACAAACGCCCTCAAGCACTTCCGCGCCGTCGGCCAGATCAAGGCCCCCGCCTCCAAGGTCTACGCGGCCTTCACCGACTACGCGCGCTACCCCGAGATCTTCAAGCTCAAGGAGACCCAGATCCTCAGCCGCAAGGGGAACGTCCTGAACGTGCGCGCGGTCCTGGGGCTGCCCTGGCCCATCGGGGATCGGTGGGTCACCAATGCCACCACCCTCTCCCCCGAGACCCTCTCTTTCTCCTATCGCCGGGTCGAGGGTACCGTCCTCGAGTACGAAGGCACCATCGAAGTGGTTCCGAAAGGCCCCAAGCTCAGCCAGGTCTACTACGCGGCCAAGGGCGACCCCGGCATCCCGCTGCTGCCGACCTGGCTGCTCAACCGCTTCCAGGAGAGCCTCCTGCCCGACTCCATCCAGCGCGTGCGGGACTTCCTCGGCACCAACTAA
- a CDS encoding NHLP leader peptide family natural product precursor has product MSNWSTESLTQAIELFKQRAARDTEFRALALKDPGLAVKELTGAEVPEGFTINVLESQGADMTIVLPPLKADADELDESELELVTGGTSFSAFILYGPNDAPPKKKK; this is encoded by the coding sequence ATGTCGAACTGGAGTACCGAATCGCTGACGCAGGCCATCGAGCTGTTCAAGCAGCGCGCCGCCCGTGACACCGAGTTCCGCGCCCTCGCCCTGAAGGACCCGGGTCTCGCCGTCAAGGAGCTGACGGGCGCCGAGGTGCCCGAGGGCTTCACGATCAACGTCCTGGAGTCGCAGGGCGCCGACATGACGATCGTCCTGCCGCCTCTCAAGGCCGACGCCGACGAGCTGGACGAGTCCGAGCTCGAGCTGGTGACGGGCGGGACCTCGTTCTCGGCCTTCATCCTCTACGGTCCGAACGACGCGCCGCCTAAGAAGAAGAAATAG
- a CDS encoding superoxide dismutase family protein, translated as MGMATAPSSPAPTAKAVLRNAQGAEVGTANFTEVPEGVRVVLKAKGLPPGIHAMHLHAVCKCEGPDFTSAGPHFNPDHKKHGHKNPEGAHAGDLPNIEVGKDGTVAVDVVAPGVNLGAGSHSLLSGEGTSLVIHAKPDDEVTDPAGNAGTRIVCGPIMK; from the coding sequence ATGGGGATGGCGACCGCGCCCTCCTCCCCGGCTCCGACGGCCAAGGCCGTCCTGCGGAACGCGCAGGGAGCGGAGGTCGGCACGGCCAACTTCACCGAGGTGCCGGAGGGGGTTCGGGTCGTCTTGAAGGCGAAGGGCTTGCCGCCCGGGATTCATGCCATGCACCTGCATGCGGTCTGCAAGTGTGAAGGGCCGGACTTCACCTCGGCGGGCCCCCACTTCAACCCCGACCACAAGAAGCACGGCCACAAGAACCCCGAAGGGGCACATGCCGGTGATCTACCGAACATCGAGGTGGGGAAGGACGGTACGGTGGCCGTGGACGTCGTCGCGCCCGGGGTGAACTTGGGGGCGGGCAGCCACTCGCTGCTCTCGGGCGAGGGGACCTCTTTGGTCATCCACGCCAAGCCGGACGACGAGGTGACCGATCCTGCGGGCAACGCGGGGACGCGCATCGTGTGCGGCCCGATCATGAAATAA
- a CDS encoding DoxX family protein produces MFWKQWASGAFREIGWLIVRVAFGLLLMTHGYAKLFGVTQSGGKVIEGFAKSMVEPLGFPAPLFFSYLAALSEFVGGLFIALGLFTPLAAVAAAGTMLVAILHHMGQGDPLKVFELALIYLAIAIGAMLIGGGRYSLDRILRTPFRPAEPQAPPTP; encoded by the coding sequence ATGTTCTGGAAGCAATGGGCAAGCGGCGCATTCCGCGAGATCGGCTGGCTGATCGTGCGGGTGGCGTTCGGGCTCCTGCTGATGACCCACGGTTACGCCAAGCTGTTCGGCGTCACGCAGAGCGGCGGGAAGGTGATCGAGGGCTTCGCCAAGAGCATGGTCGAGCCGCTCGGCTTCCCCGCACCGCTCTTCTTCTCCTACCTCGCGGCCCTTTCCGAGTTCGTGGGGGGCCTCTTCATCGCGCTCGGGCTCTTCACCCCGCTTGCCGCCGTCGCTGCCGCAGGCACCATGCTGGTCGCCATCCTGCACCACATGGGCCAGGGCGATCCGCTCAAGGTCTTCGAGCTGGCCCTCATCTACCTTGCAATCGCCATCGGGGCCATGCTCATCGGCGGCGGGCGCTACTCGCTCGATCGCATCCTGCGCACCCCGTTCCGGCCCGCCGAGCCGCAGGCTCCTCCCACGCCCTAG
- a CDS encoding GNAT family N-acetyltransferase — MLAIAQLSPATAPSYAPFTYRQYRPWLLDEHHPIAQRLIAFGARLGDEPVGLVVAGIEEDGQEATLCSVFVKEAHRRAGVGAALFEALEAACRAQGIRRLATRFHEVGDMTALRRLLSRAGWEAPSLITRYYRFALQPLQEARWLARWRAPSRYRLLPWDQVPPAVWDEAERALDHETDNPDYFRPSRKAQPIVSACSYALFEGDELIGWSLVDQEIPGTLYYRALFIRPPYRGKGLGIALAAATSRGALNSGASHGVLQVLEENLEMQKVLKRLVLPLQPRVTAYFETGRDL; from the coding sequence TTGCTTGCGATCGCTCAGCTTTCCCCCGCAACGGCCCCATCGTATGCCCCCTTTACCTACCGCCAGTACCGCCCGTGGTTGCTCGACGAGCACCACCCGATCGCGCAACGCTTGATCGCCTTCGGGGCGCGGCTCGGGGACGAGCCCGTGGGGCTCGTCGTCGCGGGCATCGAAGAAGACGGTCAGGAGGCAACCCTTTGCTCGGTCTTCGTAAAGGAGGCGCACCGGCGGGCTGGGGTTGGGGCGGCCTTGTTCGAAGCACTCGAGGCGGCCTGCCGAGCACAGGGCATCCGGCGCTTGGCAACGAGGTTCCACGAGGTCGGCGATATGACCGCCCTGCGCCGCCTCCTCTCGCGTGCGGGGTGGGAGGCGCCATCCCTCATCACCCGGTACTACCGCTTTGCGCTGCAGCCCCTACAGGAAGCGCGCTGGCTTGCGCGCTGGCGTGCGCCCTCCCGGTACCGTCTGCTCCCTTGGGATCAGGTGCCGCCAGCCGTCTGGGACGAGGCGGAGCGCGCCCTGGATCATGAGACGGACAACCCGGATTACTTTAGGCCCAGCCGCAAGGCGCAGCCCATCGTGAGTGCCTGCAGCTACGCCTTGTTCGAGGGTGATGAGCTCATCGGGTGGTCCCTGGTGGATCAGGAGATCCCGGGCACGCTCTACTACCGCGCCCTCTTCATCCGGCCGCCTTATCGCGGCAAGGGGCTCGGCATCGCCCTGGCCGCGGCGACGTCCCGCGGGGCCCTGAACTCGGGGGCCTCGCACGGTGTCTTGCAGGTGCTCGAAGAGAACCTCGAGATGCAGAAGGTGCTGAAGCGCCTGGTGCTGCCGCTCCAGCCGAGGGTCACCGCTTACTTCGAGACGGGGCGGGACCTCTAG
- a CDS encoding type IV pilus twitching motility protein PilT has protein sequence MNIIDFLRTAVQKTASDIHIKVGSSPVLRIDGRIVPTEYKVLTPADTRQALYSLMNTEQRQQFEQNREIDISLTIDGLARFRVNVYFEQGNIGAAFRVIPLKPPVVDGMDLPPVIKKLALERQGLVLVTGPTGSGKSTTLAAMVEFINTTKDVHILTIEDPVEFVYQNKKSVITQRELGADTLTYPNAIKYALRQDPDVILIGEMRDQETILAAVKAAETGHLVMSTMHTTDCVGTVSRVISTFPPHEQEGIRHQLGAILRGAISQRLIPRSNGRGRRAAVEVLVSTPTVQDIIYKNELDQLNHVINQGGMDGMQSMNMALFNLYQDDVITLDDALSYSENPNELQRMMRGAFHGSGSAR, from the coding sequence ATGAACATCATCGACTTCCTGCGCACCGCGGTCCAGAAGACCGCCTCGGACATCCACATCAAGGTGGGGTCCAGCCCGGTGCTGCGCATCGACGGCCGCATCGTGCCGACCGAGTACAAGGTGCTCACCCCGGCCGACACCCGTCAGGCGCTCTACAGCCTGATGAACACCGAGCAGCGCCAGCAGTTCGAGCAGAACCGCGAGATCGACATTAGCTTGACCATCGATGGGCTCGCGCGCTTCCGCGTGAACGTCTACTTCGAGCAGGGCAACATCGGCGCGGCCTTCCGCGTCATTCCGCTCAAGCCCCCGGTCGTCGACGGCATGGACCTGCCGCCGGTCATCAAGAAGCTCGCCCTGGAGCGCCAGGGCCTGGTGCTCGTCACCGGCCCCACCGGCTCGGGCAAGTCCACGACGCTCGCGGCCATGGTCGAGTTCATCAACACGACCAAGGACGTCCACATCCTGACCATCGAGGACCCGGTCGAGTTCGTCTACCAGAACAAGAAGTCGGTCATCACCCAGCGCGAGCTGGGCGCCGACACCCTGACCTACCCCAACGCCATCAAGTACGCCCTGCGTCAGGACCCGGACGTGATCCTGATCGGTGAGATGCGCGACCAGGAGACGATCCTCGCGGCCGTCAAGGCGGCCGAGACGGGCCACCTGGTCATGAGCACCATGCACACCACCGACTGCGTGGGCACGGTCTCGCGCGTCATCAGCACCTTCCCCCCGCACGAGCAGGAGGGCATCCGCCACCAGCTCGGCGCCATCCTGCGGGGCGCCATCTCGCAGCGCCTCATCCCGCGCAGCAACGGCCGAGGCCGCCGCGCGGCGGTCGAGGTGCTCGTCTCGACGCCCACCGTGCAGGACATCATCTACAAGAACGAGCTCGACCAGCTCAACCACGTCATCAACCAGGGCGGCATGGACGGCATGCAGAGCATGAACATGGCCCTGTTCAACCTGTACCAGGACGACGTGATCACCCTGGACGACGCCCTCTCCTACTCCGAGAACCCCAACGAGCTGCAGCGCATGATGCGCGGCGCCTTCCACGGCAGCGGCTCGGCCCGCTAG
- a CDS encoding prepilin peptidase produces MWTWGLIPVLLVAVYTDWRWHRIYNWLTFPAFFAGLILSVIMGGVPGLLSSLAGAGIALVVFLFLYLFAKMGAGDLKLMVAIGAWIGYPLILTALVDVALAGGVISLLFALRYGALKKVLRNIYFFMLSLFTPGAKPDAMLGTSALPPFPYGVAIAAGTLVALFYPHLPTFFGR; encoded by the coding sequence GTGTGGACCTGGGGCTTGATTCCGGTGTTGCTGGTGGCCGTCTATACGGACTGGCGCTGGCATCGGATCTATAACTGGCTGACCTTTCCCGCCTTCTTCGCGGGCCTCATCCTGAGCGTGATCATGGGCGGGGTGCCGGGGTTGTTGTCGAGCCTCGCGGGGGCGGGCATCGCCCTGGTGGTCTTCCTCTTCCTGTACCTCTTCGCCAAGATGGGAGCGGGTGATCTCAAGCTGATGGTCGCCATCGGCGCCTGGATCGGCTACCCCCTCATCCTGACGGCGCTGGTGGACGTGGCGCTCGCGGGAGGGGTCATCTCGCTGCTCTTCGCCCTGCGCTACGGGGCCCTGAAGAAGGTCCTGCGCAACATCTACTTCTTCATGCTGAGTCTCTTCACCCCGGGGGCCAAGCCGGATGCCATGCTCGGGACCAGCGCGCTGCCGCCCTTCCCTTACGGGGTCGCGATCGCGGCGGGCACCCTGGTCGCCCTGTTCTACCCGCACCTGCCGACGTTCTTCGGGAGGTAA
- the serS gene encoding serine--tRNA ligase produces MLDIKLIRQEPDLVKRGLARRGFVFDFDALVRLDTEFRENQAKLDELRSIRNQASEQVAALKKAKQDASEVIASVKANGDRIKELEARQNEVEAERQDLMYQIPNLPDASVPDGLSEDDNVEITRWATPRAFDFEAKPHWELGEALGVIDFERAVKLAGTRFTLMKGHGARLERALINFMLDLHTLEHGYTEIQPPYVANEETMLANGNLPKFADQLFKLEDTKLYLIPTAEIPLTNLYRDEILDEAVLPLHMTAGTPCFRSEAGAAGRDTKGLIRVHQFDKVELVKVVAPETSADEHEKMTANAEAVLQRLGLPYRKILLCAGDMGANAIKTYDLEVWMPAQDKYREISSCSNCGDFQARRGGLRFRRDKQVQFPHTLNGSGVAVGRTVAAILENYQQADGSVIIPEALRPYMGGIDRLVPTGAGETAKV; encoded by the coding sequence GTGCTAGACATCAAGCTCATCCGGCAGGAACCCGATCTGGTCAAGCGTGGCCTCGCGCGCCGCGGCTTCGTGTTCGATTTCGACGCCCTGGTCCGCCTCGATACCGAGTTCCGCGAGAACCAGGCCAAGCTGGACGAGCTGCGCTCCATCCGCAACCAGGCCAGCGAGCAGGTCGCCGCCCTCAAGAAGGCCAAGCAGGACGCCTCCGAGGTCATCGCCTCGGTCAAGGCCAACGGCGATCGCATCAAGGAGCTCGAAGCCCGCCAGAACGAGGTGGAGGCCGAGCGCCAGGATCTCATGTACCAGATCCCCAACCTGCCCGATGCCTCGGTGCCCGATGGCCTGAGCGAGGACGACAACGTCGAGATCACGCGCTGGGCCACCCCTCGTGCCTTCGACTTCGAAGCCAAGCCTCACTGGGAGCTGGGCGAGGCCCTGGGGGTCATCGACTTCGAGCGCGCGGTCAAGCTCGCCGGCACCCGCTTCACCCTGATGAAGGGCCACGGCGCGCGCCTGGAGCGAGCGCTCATCAACTTCATGCTCGACCTGCACACCCTCGAGCACGGCTACACCGAGATCCAGCCCCCCTACGTCGCCAACGAGGAGACGATGCTCGCGAACGGCAACCTGCCCAAGTTCGCCGACCAGCTCTTCAAGCTCGAAGACACCAAGCTCTACCTGATCCCGACGGCCGAGATCCCGCTCACCAACCTCTACCGCGACGAGATCCTCGACGAGGCAGTCCTGCCCCTGCACATGACCGCGGGCACCCCCTGCTTCCGCTCTGAGGCGGGGGCGGCGGGCCGCGACACCAAGGGCCTGATCCGCGTCCACCAGTTCGACAAGGTCGAGCTGGTCAAGGTGGTCGCCCCCGAGACCTCGGCCGACGAGCACGAGAAGATGACGGCCAACGCTGAGGCCGTCCTCCAGCGCCTGGGGCTGCCCTACCGCAAGATCCTGCTCTGCGCCGGCGACATGGGCGCCAACGCCATCAAGACCTACGACCTGGAAGTCTGGATGCCCGCCCAGGACAAGTACCGCGAGATCTCGAGCTGCTCGAACTGCGGCGACTTCCAGGCCCGCCGCGGCGGCCTGCGCTTCCGCCGGGACAAGCAGGTCCAGTTCCCCCACACCCTCAACGGGTCGGGGGTTGCGGTCGGCCGCACGGTGGCGGCGATCCTCGAGAACTACCAGCAGGCGGACGGCTCGGTGATCATCCCCGAGGCCCTGCGCCCCTACATGGGCGGGATCGATCGCCTGGTCCCGACCGGAGCCGGCGAAACGGCCAAGGTCTAG
- a CDS encoding Flp family type IVb pilin, which produces MELITKLIREEEGQSMVEYGLIVAVVALVCAGTYKVLGEKINGMIEKLGKSVDAMSKNIK; this is translated from the coding sequence ATGGAACTGATCACCAAGCTCATCCGTGAAGAAGAAGGCCAGTCGATGGTCGAGTACGGTCTGATCGTCGCCGTTGTCGCCCTGGTTTGCGCCGGCACCTACAAGGTCCTCGGTGAGAAGATCAACGGCATGATCGAGAAGCTCGGCAAGAGCGTCGACGCGATGTCCAAGAACATCAAGTAA